Proteins from a genomic interval of Paenibacillus lentus:
- a CDS encoding sensor histidine kinase, which translates to MPERLSKLRRIVNDIPLNYKFLLVFFIGVLLPIILMNLLFMNRMSYLIMSREEQNLEISLERARKDIHDYLDGGMAVSHALSRDRTLYEMLDQVYEDQLDFYVAFDEQLRHRVTSYMPVNNQIQRITIFTDNSSIVSGGNYQVINEEVMNSDWYKLWKTSDERVMVAAYQATDSSDKSYTSPYLSVIEKMDYIDHFDSYEKLLRIDIDLSKIYDVIVREKDYLNLYLVNEHNQIIMSSDTGYQRGRLEPYPVFEMPRQYNEEDIHMVSIGTAKYVKGWRLIGLAEGTRITKAMLDMRLFIGMMAAAVTLTATLFIYVMLRSYNYRVKRLSRHMQKVSNEKFDLIRIDEGRDEIGGLIRNFNRMTTKINSLINNVYKLEIQKKNLEMERVRAELNFMQSQMNPHFLFNTLNAILVVCTKNNYSDVTDIIKSLSKLLRRLLSWKEDVVTLEEEITFIEMYLKIEKFRFREKFDYQFKIEEEALPYKIPKMSIQPLVENACKHGIQMIDGLGLVRISAKVREGRLRIVIADNGKGMEAAKLREVILAVRNENSSGTSIGIRNVYRRLVLYYDDQVRFDIVSQPGLGTEISYEIPLKLLERI; encoded by the coding sequence ATGCCTGAGAGACTATCCAAGCTTAGAAGAATCGTGAATGATATTCCGTTAAATTATAAGTTTTTGCTTGTGTTCTTTATTGGCGTCCTACTTCCCATCATCCTCATGAATCTTTTATTTATGAATCGGATGTCTTATTTGATCATGTCAAGGGAGGAGCAAAACCTGGAGATTTCGCTAGAACGGGCCAGGAAGGATATTCACGATTATCTTGATGGGGGCATGGCGGTCAGCCATGCCCTGAGCCGGGATCGGACGCTGTATGAGATGCTGGATCAGGTGTACGAGGATCAGTTGGATTTTTACGTTGCCTTCGATGAGCAGCTTCGTCACCGGGTAACCAGCTACATGCCGGTGAACAACCAAATTCAACGCATCACTATTTTTACGGATAATTCATCCATTGTTAGCGGAGGAAACTATCAGGTGATTAACGAGGAAGTGATGAACAGCGACTGGTATAAGCTGTGGAAAACATCGGATGAGCGCGTGATGGTGGCGGCGTACCAGGCAACGGACAGCAGTGACAAGTCTTATACCTCCCCCTATTTGAGCGTTATTGAGAAGATGGATTATATTGATCATTTCGATAGCTATGAGAAGCTGCTAAGAATCGATATTGATCTGAGTAAAATTTACGATGTGATCGTGCGGGAAAAGGACTATTTGAATCTCTACCTGGTCAATGAGCATAATCAAATTATTATGTCGTCGGATACCGGTTACCAGAGAGGCAGACTGGAGCCGTATCCTGTCTTTGAAATGCCGAGGCAGTATAACGAAGAGGATATACATATGGTTTCGATCGGTACGGCTAAATATGTGAAAGGCTGGCGGCTGATCGGGCTCGCGGAGGGTACGCGAATTACGAAGGCGATGCTCGATATGCGACTGTTCATCGGCATGATGGCTGCCGCTGTAACTTTGACGGCTACGCTGTTTATTTATGTCATGCTGAGATCCTATAACTATCGGGTCAAACGGTTATCCCGGCACATGCAGAAGGTGTCGAATGAGAAATTTGATTTGATTCGAATCGATGAGGGGCGTGACGAAATCGGCGGATTGATTCGCAATTTCAATAGGATGACTACGAAGATCAATTCCCTGATTAATAACGTCTACAAGCTGGAGATCCAGAAGAAAAACCTAGAGATGGAGCGCGTCCGTGCAGAGCTTAATTTTATGCAGAGCCAAATGAACCCCCATTTTCTATTCAACACACTGAACGCTATTTTGGTCGTTTGTACCAAGAACAACTATTCGGACGTGACCGACATTATCAAAAGCTTGTCCAAACTGTTGCGAAGACTGCTCAGCTGGAAGGAAGACGTTGTAACGCTTGAGGAAGAAATAACGTTTATAGAAATGTATTTGAAAATTGAGAAATTCCGCTTCCGAGAAAAATTTGACTATCAATTTAAAATCGAGGAGGAGGCACTTCCGTATAAAATTCCGAAGATGAGCATTCAGCCGCTGGTTGAGAATGCCTGTAAGCATGGCATCCAGATGATCGACGGACTGGGCCTTGTGCGGATTAGCGCCAAAGTAAGGGAAGGGCGCCTGCGTATTGTGATTGCGGATAACGGCAAGGGGATGGAGGCCGCTAAGCTTCGGGAGGTTATTCTCGCTGTGCGGAATGAGAACTCCTCGGGCACGAGTATCGGCATCCGCAATGTGTATCGCCGGCTAGTGCTGTATTATGATGATCAGGTTCGCTTTGATATCGTTAGCCAACCTGGGCTGGGGACGGAGATTAGTTATGAAATCCCGCTGAAGCTTCTTGAACGTATATAG
- a CDS encoding response regulator transcription factor encodes MTTFKVLLIDDEPAALEGMQLWIDWERIGFTICGIGSNGVEGLRMIEELQPDLVVTDVNMPLMDGLEMIAVWQAEHGHSVRFVILSGYSEFEYAQRALRYGVNNYLLKPIIPEEAEEELAEIYEELVQEMEKRSFTQIASYEEIVSRIKDILQGLPLDQAAARVLNRVSQLREIWNFCLVQTEGVSFAELRGKAAALLYEEEAMYLIDLEMNRFGIVYGYAPSQGLGLLEQSSCRMIQELVRQYAGTRVFMAVGIESGTLFQIGDSYRTAKEAAVYKFYDSGYDHILRYEQISKRPLNYHYDQLQLLERILGAITLLDQAAFQEAIDTAARSFRELFVAPEVVKKVVIHIMCKIMEYLQETSESKAELLLEKYELPGLSDSVFIMDDLMKLLRTCGMDGIELLMMEQSRQSQGIVNEINDYIREHYHERLTLKKLGEIFYMHPAYLGQLLQKKNGISFNELLHNLRIEEAVHLLSQSQLKNSEIAELVGYSHYGQFFKQFEIRMRMSPNEYKNTMI; translated from the coding sequence ATGACGACTTTTAAAGTACTCTTGATTGACGATGAGCCCGCCGCGTTGGAGGGAATGCAGCTGTGGATCGATTGGGAGAGAATCGGATTTACAATATGCGGAATTGGGAGCAATGGAGTAGAAGGGCTGCGAATGATCGAGGAGCTGCAGCCCGATTTGGTCGTTACGGATGTCAACATGCCGCTTATGGATGGGCTAGAAATGATTGCGGTTTGGCAGGCAGAGCATGGCCATAGCGTGCGGTTTGTTATTCTCAGCGGATATAGTGAATTTGAATATGCTCAAAGAGCGCTTCGTTATGGTGTGAACAACTATCTACTGAAGCCGATCATTCCAGAAGAGGCTGAGGAGGAATTGGCCGAGATCTATGAGGAGCTTGTGCAGGAGATGGAGAAGCGGAGCTTCACTCAAATCGCCTCTTATGAGGAGATTGTCTCGCGGATCAAGGATATTCTGCAAGGGCTTCCGTTGGATCAGGCAGCCGCGAGGGTTCTTAACCGAGTATCGCAGCTTCGGGAAATTTGGAATTTCTGCCTTGTCCAGACGGAGGGAGTCTCTTTTGCCGAGCTGCGGGGGAAGGCCGCTGCCTTGCTGTACGAAGAAGAGGCGATGTACTTGATTGATTTAGAGATGAACCGCTTCGGCATCGTATACGGCTATGCTCCGAGCCAGGGATTGGGACTGTTGGAGCAATCTTCCTGCCGAATGATTCAAGAACTGGTGCGGCAATATGCCGGGACACGTGTGTTTATGGCTGTCGGGATCGAATCCGGTACCCTGTTCCAAATCGGAGACAGCTATCGAACGGCGAAGGAAGCGGCGGTTTATAAATTTTATGACTCGGGATATGACCATATCTTACGTTATGAACAGATTTCAAAGCGCCCTTTGAATTATCACTATGATCAACTACAGCTGCTAGAGAGAATCCTTGGGGCGATTACGCTTCTGGATCAGGCCGCCTTCCAGGAGGCGATAGATACGGCTGCCCGCAGCTTTCGCGAGCTATTTGTTGCACCGGAAGTCGTCAAAAAGGTCGTCATTCATATCATGTGCAAAATCATGGAGTATTTGCAGGAGACGAGCGAATCGAAGGCTGAGCTGCTGCTTGAGAAATACGAGCTCCCTGGGCTATCGGACTCTGTATTTATTATGGATGATCTGATGAAGCTGCTTCGAACATGCGGCATGGACGGGATTGAGCTATTAATGATGGAACAATCCAGACAGTCGCAAGGCATCGTGAACGAAATTAATGATTATATTCGCGAGCATTACCACGAGCGTCTTACGCTGAAAAAGCTGGGTGAAATTTTCTATATGCATCCGGCCTATTTGGGACAGCTGCTTCAGAAGAAGAATGGGATTAGCTTTAATGAGCTTCTACATAATTTAAGGATTGAGGAAGCGGTGCATCTGCTTAGCCAAAGTCAGCTGAAGAACAGTGAAATAGCGGAGCTTGTCGGTTACAGTCATTACGGCCAGTTTTTTAAGCAATTCGAAATTCGGATGCGAATGTCGCCTAATGAGTATAAAAACACCATGATCTAA
- a CDS encoding extracellular solute-binding protein: MGVMSKSLLRLGTILLLSLSVILAGCGGGDAKSNGNKKPEQTATGNSDGKVEPFEISIFIGEAGQQPTPDNKVYKKIKDELGATMNFEFLAGDIDQKLGVMIAGSDYPDMMTGNTKLTAAGAYIPLEDLIEEHAPNLKKHYEEYWNMMKDPNDGHIYILPNYGVFNGKLNSSWYAGPAFWIQKAVLEEFGYPQVKTLDEYFDLIAKYKEKYPTIDGSPTIGFEILNYDWRNWGLLNAPQHLIGHPNDGGVVVKDGVAELFADKDYAKQYYKKLNEINSLGLLDKEAFVQNYDQYMAKLSNGTVLGMFDQHWNFQTAEDSLTTQGKLERTYVGLPLVYDENIRDHYRDRAPLNLNNGFGISVNAKDPVRILKLLDTLITEDWQKILSWGFEGEDYIVNEEGRFMKTQEQRDNFTDGTWKLANKADTFFKFAPKIEGSFSDGNATDAAAQPEEYKAGFKEYDRKFLEAYGYDSYVDFFSEPPENAVSYPAWTIDLVEGSEAKVVNTKLNDLSTKYLPRAILAKPSDFEAVWNEYTSEIGKVNVKAYEDRINEQIKWRIDNWSK, from the coding sequence ATGGGGGTTATGTCTAAATCATTGCTTCGGCTGGGCACGATCCTACTGTTGTCGCTCAGCGTCATTCTGGCGGGATGCGGTGGCGGGGATGCCAAATCGAATGGAAACAAAAAGCCGGAACAGACAGCAACCGGGAATAGTGACGGCAAAGTAGAGCCATTTGAAATTAGTATCTTTATCGGGGAAGCTGGTCAACAGCCGACGCCGGACAATAAAGTGTACAAAAAAATTAAAGATGAGCTGGGTGCCACAATGAATTTCGAGTTCCTAGCGGGGGACATTGACCAAAAGCTTGGTGTCATGATCGCCGGATCAGATTATCCAGATATGATGACCGGGAACACGAAGCTGACGGCCGCTGGCGCCTATATACCGTTGGAGGATCTGATCGAGGAGCATGCTCCGAATTTGAAGAAGCATTATGAGGAATATTGGAACATGATGAAAGATCCGAATGATGGGCACATCTATATCCTGCCTAACTACGGGGTATTTAACGGTAAATTGAACAGCAGCTGGTATGCCGGGCCGGCCTTCTGGATTCAAAAGGCGGTGCTAGAGGAATTCGGTTATCCGCAAGTGAAAACACTGGATGAATATTTCGATTTGATCGCGAAGTACAAGGAGAAGTACCCGACGATTGATGGGAGTCCAACGATCGGTTTTGAAATATTGAACTATGACTGGAGAAACTGGGGATTATTAAATGCTCCGCAGCACTTAATCGGTCATCCGAACGATGGCGGAGTTGTTGTGAAAGACGGGGTAGCAGAGTTATTCGCGGATAAGGATTATGCGAAGCAGTATTACAAGAAGCTGAATGAAATAAACAGCTTGGGATTGCTGGATAAAGAAGCTTTTGTACAAAATTATGATCAGTACATGGCGAAGCTGTCCAATGGCACGGTACTCGGAATGTTCGACCAGCACTGGAATTTCCAGACTGCAGAGGACTCGCTGACCACACAAGGGAAGCTGGAAAGAACCTATGTTGGTCTGCCTCTAGTATATGACGAGAATATAAGGGATCATTACCGTGACCGCGCGCCACTGAACTTGAACAACGGGTTTGGAATCAGCGTCAACGCCAAGGACCCTGTTAGAATCCTTAAATTGCTCGATACGCTCATTACGGAAGATTGGCAGAAGATTCTTTCCTGGGGCTTCGAGGGAGAAGATTACATCGTCAACGAAGAAGGCCGTTTTATGAAAACGCAAGAGCAGCGGGATAATTTTACGGATGGCACCTGGAAGCTGGCTAACAAGGCCGACACCTTCTTTAAATTCGCTCCGAAGATTGAGGGCAGCTTCAGCGATGGTAATGCTACCGATGCGGCTGCTCAGCCTGAAGAATATAAGGCAGGCTTCAAAGAATACGACCGGAAGTTCCTGGAGGCTTATGGCTACGACTCTTATGTTGATTTCTTCAGTGAGCCGCCTGAGAATGCTGTATCCTATCCGGCTTGGACCATCGATCTTGTAGAAGGCTCTGAAGCTAAAGTCGTAAATACGAAGCTGAATGATTTGTCGACCAAATATTTGCCTCGGGCGATTCTGGCTAAGCCAAGCGATTTTGAGGCGGTATGGAACGAATATACATCAGAGATCGGTAAGGTCAACGTGAAAGCCTATGAAGACCGAATCAATGAACAAATCAAGTGGAGAATCGACAACTGGAGCAAATAA
- a CDS encoding ABC transporter permease, which translates to MDETLSKKRAVRKQKKKTPMTWSLIKSQQQLIWMSVPLMLYIILFAYVPVWGWTMAFQDYKPARSFSEQTWVGFKHFKFLFTDDSFLRVLRNTLGMSIINLILGFTTAIILALLLNEIKKVLWKRTVQTISYLPHFLSWIIVTGIVATSLASDGIVNDILMRLHIIDEPILWLSEGKYFWGVVGASHVWKEVGWNTIIYLAAMASIDPALYEASEIDGANRYQKMRHITIPGIKATIVILLIMSVGHILEAGFEVQYLLGNGLIVDWSETIDIFVLKYGLAQGNYSLATAGGIFKTVVSVTMLFIANWTAKRLGEERLI; encoded by the coding sequence ATGGATGAGACCTTATCGAAAAAGAGAGCCGTCCGAAAGCAGAAGAAAAAAACGCCGATGACCTGGTCGCTGATTAAGAGTCAGCAGCAGCTAATATGGATGTCCGTCCCGTTAATGCTATACATTATTCTGTTCGCCTATGTGCCAGTATGGGGCTGGACGATGGCATTCCAAGACTATAAGCCGGCGCGCAGCTTTAGCGAACAGACTTGGGTGGGCTTTAAGCATTTTAAGTTTCTATTTACGGACGATAGCTTCCTCAGAGTACTGCGAAATACGCTTGGGATGAGTATTATCAACCTCATCTTGGGCTTTACGACCGCGATTATTCTGGCATTGCTGCTGAATGAGATCAAGAAGGTGTTATGGAAAAGAACCGTGCAGACGATTTCGTATCTGCCGCATTTCTTATCCTGGATCATCGTGACGGGGATTGTCGCCACTTCCCTGGCTTCGGACGGGATCGTGAACGATATATTGATGCGACTGCATATCATTGACGAACCGATCCTGTGGCTCAGTGAAGGGAAGTATTTCTGGGGTGTCGTTGGCGCCTCGCATGTGTGGAAGGAAGTCGGATGGAATACGATTATATATTTGGCCGCCATGGCATCCATTGACCCTGCGCTCTATGAAGCATCGGAAATTGACGGGGCAAACCGCTATCAGAAGATGCGTCATATCACGATTCCGGGAATCAAAGCAACCATTGTCATCCTGCTGATCATGAGCGTCGGGCACATTTTGGAGGCCGGATTTGAAGTACAATATTTGCTTGGAAATGGGCTTATCGTGGATTGGTCGGAGACTATTGATATATTTGTATTGAAATACGGTTTGGCACAAGGAAACTATTCCTTAGCTACCGCCGGGGGAATCTTTAAAACGGTCGTCAGCGTAACCATGCTGTTCATAGCGAATTGGACAGCCAAGCGACTAGGGGAAGAGAGGCTGATATAA
- a CDS encoding carbohydrate ABC transporter permease, with translation MRNQQISPQRMTGVPRRKGFGLGRVEPILFNTFNTIFMICLVIVTLYPFLNTIVVSLNAGNDTIRGGIYLWPREWTLQNYKAVFASGTIYNAFWVSVARTVLSTLLNIFLTTMLSYTLSRREYVFRKPITLVFILTMYFSAGLIPGYFLIKELHLLNSFWVYILPSMISAFNMIVIRTYIGTIPESLIESARIDGAGDFKIFIRIIFPLCKPVLATIALFVAVGAWNSWFDAFIYTSSKQELSTLQYELMKLLSSSMNSNNNPNVAAGAGMTQDTAKSLVTPLSIRAAVTVVASVPILVVYPFMQKYFVVGLNVGSVKE, from the coding sequence ATGAGAAATCAACAGATCAGCCCGCAGCGCATGACAGGTGTACCTAGAAGGAAAGGCTTTGGATTGGGGCGAGTTGAGCCGATTTTATTTAATACCTTCAATACGATTTTTATGATTTGTCTCGTCATCGTGACCTTATATCCCTTCCTGAATACGATTGTGGTTTCGCTTAATGCGGGGAATGATACGATTCGAGGCGGAATCTACTTATGGCCTAGGGAATGGACGTTGCAGAACTATAAGGCGGTATTTGCTTCGGGGACGATTTATAATGCATTTTGGGTATCGGTAGCAAGAACCGTACTATCGACGCTGCTCAATATATTTCTGACAACGATGCTGTCTTATACGCTGAGTCGACGGGAGTACGTTTTTCGCAAGCCGATTACGCTGGTATTTATTCTTACGATGTATTTTAGCGCTGGACTTATTCCCGGATACTTCCTCATCAAAGAGCTGCACTTGCTAAACAGCTTCTGGGTATATATCCTCCCGTCGATGATCAGTGCGTTCAACATGATCGTGATTCGCACCTACATCGGGACGATTCCAGAGAGCTTGATCGAATCGGCAAGGATTGACGGGGCTGGCGATTTTAAAATCTTTATTCGAATTATTTTTCCGTTGTGTAAGCCTGTGCTAGCGACCATTGCCCTCTTCGTAGCGGTGGGTGCTTGGAACTCTTGGTTTGACGCATTTATTTACACCTCTTCCAAGCAAGAGCTGAGTACGCTGCAATATGAGTTGATGAAGCTGCTGTCCTCTAGCATGAACTCCAATAACAACCCTAACGTGGCAGCAGGGGCAGGAATGACACAGGACACGGCGAAATCTTTGGTCACTCCTTTGTCGATTCGTGCTGCGGTGACCGTCGTGGCATCCGTGCCAATACTGGTGGTGTATCCGTTTATGCAGAAGTACTTTGTCGTCGGATTGAACGTAGGAAGTGTAAAGGAGTAG